In the Candidatus Electrothrix sp. GW3-4 genome, one interval contains:
- a CDS encoding O-antigen ligase family protein: MNLLEKTLKRINSTPFFIILALFTGITAGFVQLQLPHPLLLVILFIGLAVALCLFMKPEWGLLFMIFMIYTKLSYVLINYHGLPSIGKPVVLLMLLIILARWIWFGEKPENWLPATFILGGYAFLAIYSGTYAPDLDLVQEALGDFVKDAVILYIIATQIKNRSTFRRVIWILLLGGAFLGTISTYQYLTGTFENDYWGFGQASIENIVSDTEEDDYRIGGPGFGPNYYGIILLLVVPLALDRIWSEKKRIYRMIAGWTFFVTVLSIFVTFSRTAFLGLVAVLGFLFIRRPPKPSALIFTIIILGVSTLYMPAKFTNRLKELGKFLPGASSADVASDASFSGRLSENISAIQMFNDHPVRGVGLGNYEHYYQSYAQYLGLDSRREVRAAHSLYLENISELGVLGLCWLLGLQWLTFTGLFQADKNFRAAGKPEDAYICYAIEATIIGFLVTGIFTHLAHPRFFWMLYGIALSVPNVARKELAASTG; encoded by the coding sequence ATGAATTTATTAGAAAAGACGTTGAAAAGAATTAACTCAACACCATTCTTTATTATACTAGCCCTGTTCACCGGCATCACTGCGGGGTTCGTTCAACTGCAGCTCCCTCACCCCTTACTTCTGGTTATTCTTTTCATTGGCCTAGCAGTGGCCTTGTGCCTGTTCATGAAACCTGAGTGGGGCTTGCTGTTCATGATCTTCATGATCTACACCAAACTTTCCTATGTCCTTATAAACTATCACGGTTTACCTTCTATTGGCAAGCCAGTAGTTCTCTTAATGCTTCTCATTATCTTAGCCCGCTGGATATGGTTTGGCGAGAAGCCGGAAAATTGGCTCCCTGCAACCTTTATTCTTGGTGGTTACGCATTCCTCGCTATATATTCAGGAACCTACGCCCCAGATCTAGACCTTGTCCAGGAGGCACTGGGGGACTTTGTAAAGGATGCCGTGATCTTATATATCATTGCGACCCAGATCAAAAATAGATCTACATTTCGGCGTGTTATATGGATACTATTACTCGGCGGGGCATTTCTGGGTACCATTAGCACATATCAATATCTTACCGGTACGTTTGAAAATGACTATTGGGGATTTGGTCAGGCCTCAATCGAGAACATTGTCAGTGATACAGAAGAAGATGATTATCGAATCGGGGGACCGGGATTTGGGCCCAATTATTACGGCATTATTTTACTGCTGGTTGTGCCCTTGGCCCTAGATCGAATCTGGAGTGAAAAGAAAAGAATTTATCGAATGATAGCCGGTTGGACCTTTTTCGTCACCGTACTTTCAATTTTCGTAACATTCTCCCGCACTGCCTTCCTGGGACTTGTCGCTGTTCTTGGTTTTTTGTTTATCCGTCGTCCACCCAAACCATCAGCACTGATATTTACTATTATTATCCTAGGAGTTTCAACCTTATACATGCCAGCTAAATTTACCAACCGTCTTAAAGAGCTTGGAAAATTCCTGCCGGGCGCCTCAAGCGCCGATGTGGCGTCAGATGCATCGTTTAGCGGACGCTTGAGTGAAAATATTTCTGCAATCCAAATGTTTAATGATCATCCCGTCCGTGGCGTCGGCCTAGGTAATTACGAACACTACTATCAGAGTTATGCTCAGTACTTGGGTTTGGATTCACGTCGGGAAGTCCGTGCAGCACATAGCCTGTACCTGGAAAATATCTCCGAACTGGGGGTGTTGGGTCTTTGCTGGTTATTAGGATTGCAATGGCTCACGTTTACTGGCTTATTTCAAGCGGATAAGAATTTTCGAGCAGCAGGAAAACCAGAAGACGCCTATATTTGTTACGCCATTGAGGCTACGATAATTGGCTTTCTGGTTACCGGTATTTTTACCCATTTGGCGCATCCCCGTTTTTTTTGGATGCTGTACGGCATAGCACTGTCAGTACCCAATGTTGCCAGAAAGGAGTTGGCGGCTAGCACCGGGTGA
- a CDS encoding glycosyltransferase family 2 protein: MGNTMVWLLFWVSFGLLLYSFIGFPLLVFLRGTLAHSTEYPPYTPTLTLIIAAYNEAPVIRQKLENTFSLDYPSDSLEVVVASDGSDDETVALVQQYQDPRVKLLSLPRQGKNLTLNAAVETASGEILVFTDADTMIAPDALRHLTAPFSDPKIGGVAGDYRHAAKKAEAAGERNFWSFERLLKRLQSRAGSITSAWGPIYAIRKSLFVPIPIGVTDDFFISVQSLVAHQRLIFEPQAVATGPVANSAGAEFQRKVRIITAGLRAVWQTRTLLNPFKYGFLSLQIFSHKVLRRLMGFPLLILMITAPMLWTAGWFYQIMTLCQIGLHGAAMFGFLLQRRPIGQSKVLRLPFFLDLVYVAAAFALFNLFRGTRHDIWVPQHNQ, from the coding sequence ATGGGGAATACAATGGTCTGGTTGCTGTTTTGGGTCTCCTTTGGACTACTTCTCTATAGTTTTATCGGCTTCCCTCTGCTTGTGTTTTTACGGGGCACACTAGCCCATTCAACCGAGTATCCCCCTTACACGCCAACACTAACCTTGATTATAGCCGCCTATAATGAGGCTCCGGTAATCCGACAAAAATTGGAGAACACGTTTAGCCTGGACTATCCATCCGACAGCCTTGAAGTCGTGGTTGCTTCAGATGGGTCCGACGACGAAACCGTTGCATTGGTGCAACAGTACCAGGATCCACGAGTGAAGCTGTTATCGTTGCCTCGGCAGGGGAAAAATTTGACTCTTAACGCTGCAGTTGAGACGGCATCAGGGGAAATACTGGTTTTTACAGATGCAGATACCATGATAGCACCTGATGCGCTACGGCACCTGACCGCCCCTTTCAGCGATCCGAAGATCGGCGGTGTGGCCGGTGACTACCGCCATGCGGCAAAAAAGGCTGAGGCTGCCGGTGAGCGCAACTTCTGGAGTTTTGAACGGCTGCTGAAGCGCCTGCAAAGTCGGGCAGGAAGTATCACGTCTGCCTGGGGACCGATTTATGCTATTCGAAAATCTTTATTTGTACCAATACCCATTGGAGTAACGGACGATTTTTTTATATCCGTTCAGTCTCTGGTCGCACATCAACGGCTTATATTTGAGCCACAGGCAGTTGCAACTGGCCCTGTGGCGAATTCTGCCGGGGCTGAATTTCAACGGAAGGTACGTATTATCACCGCGGGATTGCGCGCTGTCTGGCAAACACGAACGCTCCTGAATCCTTTCAAATACGGATTTTTATCTCTCCAGATTTTTTCACATAAAGTACTCCGCAGGCTCATGGGGTTTCCCCTATTGATACTGATGATAACCGCACCGATGCTATGGACGGCAGGCTGGTTTTACCAAATAATGACTCTTTGCCAAATTGGTCTCCACGGGGCAGCCATGTTTGGTTTTCTACTGCAGAGGAGGCCAATTGGACAAAGTAAAGTACTCAGGCTCCCATTTTTTCTGGATTTGGTCTATGTCGCCGCAGCGTTCGCATTGTTTAACTTATTTCGGGGTACTCGCCACGATATTTGGGTCCCCCAACATAACCAATAA
- a CDS encoding lipopolysaccharide biosynthesis protein, with the protein MNNSSSKIAKATIFGTLWAYASTYSSKLMVLVSTTILARLLAQEDFGIVGYALVIMGYLDIINGLGIGPALIYYPRDDERTNMAFWLGLAVGITLFAMAWFLAPLAGEYFNDARAVPVTRVLALSFPLSALSLVHEFLLRKELAFKRKAVADFVRAMGKGIISIVLALLGFGVWSLVIGQLMGVVFSVLAYWKVMPWYPSCHLNFSHTRSLLTYGLNIVSVRALSVVSLNTDFLLVGRYLGAALLGTYSLAFRIPEMIIGQFADIIGQVLFPAYSKMGYDSETYQKGVVMTIRYVSLVTVPVGLGLALVARPFVLTLFTEKWENAIPVLVAISLAMVLDTLTYNFGDVYKALGRPNILTKLAIVRVIILLPALWWAVTGPGTLIAVSKVVVGVSVIEMVTSFLVGRWILHISLPMILRALRPTAIGSSGMTLIVLGVLALCADTTPAIQLVLAVLAGGTAYLSIMWFFENKVIVTAVTTLRKGIAQRS; encoded by the coding sequence ATGAACAACAGTAGCTCAAAAATAGCCAAGGCAACCATTTTTGGTACACTCTGGGCCTATGCGTCCACCTACAGCAGCAAGCTGATGGTTTTGGTCAGCACCACCATCTTGGCACGTCTTCTTGCCCAGGAGGATTTTGGTATTGTCGGTTATGCGTTGGTCATAATGGGATACCTGGATATTATCAACGGACTCGGGATCGGCCCCGCTCTGATTTATTATCCCAGGGATGATGAACGAACCAATATGGCCTTTTGGCTTGGTCTAGCCGTCGGCATAACCCTCTTTGCAATGGCGTGGTTTTTGGCACCGCTTGCCGGGGAGTATTTTAACGATGCTCGCGCGGTTCCGGTCACCCGGGTTCTCGCCCTGAGCTTCCCTCTTTCCGCCTTGAGCCTTGTACATGAATTTCTTTTACGCAAGGAGCTCGCCTTCAAACGAAAGGCTGTAGCGGATTTTGTCCGTGCCATGGGGAAAGGCATTATCTCCATTGTGCTGGCACTCCTCGGCTTTGGCGTGTGGAGTTTAGTTATCGGCCAGCTTATGGGCGTAGTGTTTTCAGTCCTTGCCTACTGGAAGGTGATGCCTTGGTATCCTTCGTGCCACTTGAATTTCAGCCACACCCGTTCGTTACTCACATACGGTTTGAATATCGTCTCTGTGAGAGCATTGAGTGTCGTATCGCTGAATACGGATTTTCTGCTGGTGGGACGTTATCTGGGGGCAGCCTTACTGGGGACCTATAGCTTGGCGTTTCGCATCCCGGAAATGATTATCGGCCAATTCGCTGATATCATAGGGCAGGTTCTTTTTCCTGCCTACTCGAAGATGGGCTATGACTCTGAGACATATCAAAAAGGTGTCGTTATGACCATCCGCTACGTATCGCTAGTCACCGTCCCCGTAGGACTTGGCCTTGCCTTGGTCGCACGGCCTTTCGTCTTAACCCTGTTTACAGAAAAATGGGAGAATGCCATTCCGGTATTGGTCGCCATCTCCCTGGCCATGGTCCTGGACACGCTAACCTATAACTTTGGAGACGTGTACAAGGCCTTGGGACGCCCAAATATTCTGACCAAACTGGCCATAGTTCGTGTTATTATTTTATTGCCAGCGCTGTGGTGGGCTGTCACTGGTCCAGGTACACTCATTGCTGTGAGTAAAGTCGTTGTCGGTGTCAGCGTCATAGAAATGGTGACCTCATTTTTGGTCGGCCGATGGATTCTTCACATATCATTACCTATGATCCTCAGGGCGCTGCGTCCCACCGCTATCGGCAGTTCAGGAATGACATTAATCGTACTAGGGGTACTTGCTCTTTGTGCCGATACCACGCCAGCAATTCAATTAGTGCTGGCTGTCCTAGCCGGAGGAACAGCATACCTGTCCATTATGTGGTTTTTTGAAAATAAAGTTATCGTCACTGCTGTAACGACCCTGCGCAAAGGGATAGCACAAAGGAGCTGA
- a CDS encoding glycosyltransferase — MRVAHMIDNLYFGGAQTLLVTFARAIREQPRISLTIISLRKYDKKTPIEESLRGLGVRVVFISAKKLWDPFRLWRLIRFLHREQFDVIHTHLSCANILGSISGRIGGIPVIASIHNLGEDEWGRFSNIRRGLETFALRHLVHSVMAVGHTTAEVHRKRLGKKSIIPVPNATELIPPLPSDESVLVRMELTGDASIPVLLSGGRLVEEKGYGDLLTAFAEVHQAHPAATLVIAGEGPLQSMLEEQVTSLNLQGCVRLLGARRDMPRLLASSDIYLSSSHSEGLSIAILEAMAAGLPVVATNVGDTARVVVKGTGLIVPPHEPSQLADAICLLLDEPDRQKSFGSAARTFIKNNYNPADWANTIYELYLSASKQV; from the coding sequence ATGCGCGTTGCTCATATGATAGACAATTTATATTTTGGTGGCGCTCAGACCCTGCTGGTGACGTTTGCTCGTGCCATTCGTGAACAGCCACGAATCAGCCTGACTATCATCAGCTTACGAAAGTATGACAAAAAGACTCCCATCGAAGAAAGTCTGAGAGGGCTTGGCGTCCGAGTCGTCTTCATATCTGCAAAAAAACTATGGGATCCTTTTCGGCTATGGCGACTGATCCGCTTTCTCCACCGCGAACAATTTGACGTAATCCATACCCATTTATCCTGTGCAAATATTCTTGGCTCCATCAGCGGACGCATCGGAGGAATTCCCGTTATTGCGTCAATTCACAACTTGGGTGAGGACGAATGGGGGCGATTTTCTAATATCCGTCGAGGGTTGGAAACATTTGCATTACGCCATTTGGTTCACTCTGTGATGGCTGTGGGTCATACTACAGCTGAGGTACACCGAAAACGATTGGGGAAAAAGTCGATTATTCCAGTACCGAACGCCACTGAACTGATACCGCCCCTGCCTTCTGACGAATCCGTTCTGGTCAGGATGGAGCTTACAGGTGACGCATCCATCCCTGTGTTGCTATCTGGAGGACGCCTAGTGGAGGAAAAAGGATACGGTGATCTACTGACAGCTTTTGCCGAGGTTCATCAGGCTCATCCGGCGGCGACCTTAGTCATTGCCGGTGAAGGGCCGTTGCAAAGTATGCTTGAGGAACAGGTAACTTCGCTTAACCTCCAGGGATGTGTAAGGCTTTTAGGTGCACGTCGGGATATGCCCCGATTACTTGCCTCTTCAGATATCTATCTCAGTTCTTCTCATTCAGAGGGGTTATCCATTGCCATTCTGGAGGCCATGGCAGCGGGTTTACCTGTTGTGGCCACCAATGTGGGGGACACAGCCCGCGTTGTCGTCAAGGGAACCGGCTTGATTGTACCGCCCCATGAACCTTCCCAGCTGGCGGATGCCATATGTTTACTCTTAGACGAGCCGGATCGTCAAAAATCTTTTGGTTCCGCAGCGCGAACTTTTATAAAAAACAACTATAATCCGGCAGACTGGGCAAACACCATTTATGAACTGTATCTATCTGCTTCGAAACAAGTATGA
- a CDS encoding polysaccharide deacetylase family protein: MVGHHFLFSQKIKRKKYIYQQQENPLLNEEQKKYAIAYFLDKMKTTPYENNKELLKTLSCACNVDIPSPEKQSGQLMTWEQLNEVTEHNIAIGSHTHTHRVLSTLNEREQFHELEKSKKILEQRLGDTIHSMSYPVGGYLHFSDQTKALAQQAGYKLCFSYETGFNRKRIDAYNVKRIGLSGVTSIMKGQLFMPSVFC, from the coding sequence ATGGTGGGACATCATTTCCTATTTAGTCAAAAAATCAAAAGAAAAAAATATATATATCAACAACAAGAGAATCCCCTCCTGAATGAAGAACAAAAAAAATATGCTATTGCATATTTTTTAGATAAAATGAAAACAACACCATATGAAAATAATAAAGAACTTCTTAAAACGCTTTCTTGTGCATGTAATGTCGATATTCCATCCCCTGAGAAGCAGAGCGGTCAGTTAATGACCTGGGAGCAGCTCAACGAAGTAACAGAGCATAATATAGCTATTGGATCACACACACATACCCATAGAGTACTAAGTACCCTAAATGAGAGAGAACAGTTTCATGAGTTAGAAAAATCTAAGAAAATTCTAGAACAAAGATTAGGAGATACAATTCACTCTATGTCCTACCCTGTCGGTGGCTATTTGCATTTCTCTGACCAAACCAAGGCGCTGGCTCAACAGGCGGGCTATAAACTATGTTTCTCCTACGAAACCGGCTTCAACAGAAAACGGATTGATGCCTATAATGTAAAACGAATTGGACTTTCAGGAGTAACCAGTATTATGAAAGGACAATTATTTATGCCTTCAGTTTTCTGCTGA
- a CDS encoding glycosyltransferase family 4 protein: MKKNIRVAMIIQEYHPVLGGAQRQIKALAPLLQARQVDIHILTRRYSGLAPYERIDGVPVHRLPVPGPKAVAALSFTLSALPLLKRLKPDLIHAHELLSPATTAIMAKRLFHIPLVAKVLRGGCLGDLAKLQRKPLGKQRIAASRRWINMFISISQEIDHELEQVGIPPERRIFIPNGVDLTRFAPLPSIDKQTLRTTLRLPTNAPIAIFTGRLSAEKRVDQVLSIWPAIREVHSEAQLLVLGTGNEEAQLKNMAGEGITFLGLVEDVAPYLQAADVFILPSATEGLSNALLEALSCGLPAIATTVGGATDVIEHKLNGWLIPPDNTPKLQEAVLTLLNNSAYRQDLGRKGREQIVRNYALPTTARRLHELYQMVLKAPPKQEAIQS, encoded by the coding sequence ATGAAAAAAAATATTCGTGTCGCTATGATTATTCAAGAGTACCATCCCGTCCTCGGAGGTGCTCAACGACAGATAAAGGCTTTGGCCCCGCTCCTGCAAGCCCGTCAGGTTGATATTCACATTCTAACCCGCCGTTATTCTGGCCTGGCACCTTATGAACGTATTGACGGCGTCCCCGTCCACCGTTTGCCTGTTCCCGGTCCAAAAGCAGTTGCCGCCTTGTCGTTTACTCTATCTGCCTTGCCGCTATTAAAGCGCCTGAAGCCAGACCTTATCCACGCGCATGAATTACTATCACCCGCAACAACAGCAATTATGGCCAAGCGCTTGTTTCATATTCCCCTTGTCGCCAAAGTGCTGCGAGGAGGCTGCCTTGGAGATCTCGCCAAACTTCAGCGAAAACCCTTGGGCAAACAGCGGATCGCGGCATCGCGGCGGTGGATTAATATGTTCATCTCTATTAGCCAAGAGATTGACCACGAGTTGGAGCAGGTTGGAATCCCGCCTGAACGCCGGATATTTATCCCCAACGGAGTCGACCTAACACGCTTCGCCCCCTTACCTTCAATCGACAAGCAAACTCTACGGACAACACTGAGGCTACCAACGAACGCTCCGATTGCAATTTTTACAGGACGACTTTCTGCTGAAAAACGAGTAGATCAAGTTCTTTCGATCTGGCCTGCCATACGAGAGGTCCACTCGGAAGCCCAATTACTTGTGCTTGGGACTGGTAACGAAGAGGCCCAGCTCAAAAATATGGCAGGTGAGGGGATAACGTTCTTGGGTTTGGTTGAAGATGTGGCCCCCTACCTCCAAGCTGCCGACGTATTTATCTTACCTTCAGCTACCGAAGGCCTGTCCAATGCCTTACTCGAAGCGCTCTCCTGTGGCTTACCCGCAATTGCTACCACAGTGGGCGGAGCAACAGATGTTATTGAACATAAACTCAACGGATGGCTTATACCACCCGATAACACGCCAAAATTACAGGAAGCGGTTTTGACTTTATTGAACAACTCGGCCTATCGTCAGGACTTAGGCCGCAAAGGGCGTGAACAAATTGTCCGCAATTACGCCTTACCCACAACCGCTCGACGCTTACACGAGTTATACCAAATGGTTTTAAAAGCCCCCCCTAAGCAGGAGGCTATTCAATCCTAA